The Notoacmeibacter ruber DNA segment CTGACTCCGGATCAAACGGCACTTGCAAGCGCCGCTTCGCGTTTGCCGGCCATAGTTAACCATCACGGTTAAGGCGCAGTTAAGCGTATGAAGGCCGGCTCGTCGGTTGAAACGAAAAACGCCGCCCGTTGGGGCGGCGTTTCGTCAAATCATGTCGCAAATTATTTGTAGACCGGAGGCGGTGCCGGGGGCAGCGGCGGTGCCGGCGGGACATAGGTCGCGCAACGCGGATTGGCGCCCCCGAAATTATACCGAAGGCCGGCGCGAACCTCGTGGCTCTTGATGCCTTCATCATAGCCCGGCCCGTTGAAGGTATTGAAGGCAAACATGCGCCCGCCTTCGATCTCGCGATAGCGATAGCCGATATCGGCCTCAAGTTCTTCGGTCAGGCAGTAGGATGCGCCGGCCATAAGCTGCCAGGCAAAGCGCCATTCCTTGTAGCCGTCATGAGGCGTCACTTCGAAGCCATCGTCGTTGAAAAGCGTCTCCCATTCCACCCGGGCGCCGCCGATACCGCCGCCGACATAGGCGGTGAAACCGTAATAGGTTCCAAGATCGACATAGGCATTGGCCATGAGCGTCAGAATGCTGACTTCGGTGCGGTCGTCGGACTCACATGGTGTGGTCCCTGTCGGGCCGCAGAAACCGGTCGTCGACCCGCGAAAGTCGTATTTTTTGTACCAGTCGACGCCGAACTCGGTGCGAAGATGCTTGTGGACATTGACACCGATCGCGCCACCCACGCCCCAGCTTTCGTCCAGGTCGGTATAGGAGAAATCGTTCTCGCCGTCCGATGTCCGATAGGTGATGTCGCCCATTTCGTTGTGCGCGCCATAGATCACATCGCCACGGATATACCATCC contains these protein-coding regions:
- a CDS encoding outer membrane protein, producing the protein MRRSLIAVAGGALLATTAVSTAFAADIYVPEPEVLVEPAPVSYEPVPVADNAFGGWYIRGDVIYGAHNEMGDITYRTSDGENDFSYTDLDESWGVGGAIGVNVHKHLRTEFGVDWYKKYDFRGSTTGFCGPTGTTPCESDDRTEVSILTLMANAYVDLGTYYGFTAYVGGGIGGARVEWETLFNDDGFEVTPHDGYKEWRFAWQLMAGASYCLTEELEADIGYRYREIEGGRMFAFNTFNGPGYDEGIKSHEVRAGLRYNFGGANPRCATYVPPAPPLPPAPPPVYK